From the Magnetococcales bacterium genome, the window CTTCCGATCAACTCGTCCAGGGTGGGAAGGGTGGTGGGGAGTTGTACACAGGTGGAGCGGATACCCTGCATGAACGGCAGAAAGGGGTGGGTGCCACGGGTATCGCTGGCGTGGGAAAATCCGCCGCTCTCCTCCAGAGCCAGGGTGTGGGGGTTGACCTGCCATCCGGCAGCGCCATGCACCTGGGCCGGGTGGCCGAAAACCTCTTGATAGACGGCCTGGGCCTTGGCCATTTCGTGTTGCGTCCAGGTGTGATCCTGGCGGGCAACGTGGTCCTGCCAATAGACGTGATCGTGACAGTGGACGCCGGTTTCGTGCCCAGCCAGGGCTGTGGTGCGCAACACATCGCCGGCCTGACGGCCAATATGGGGGCCAGGCAGGAGAACCCCATACAGCACGGTTTTGAGGCCATAGTGGCTCAATACCGAAGTACGCCCAACCTTGTTCAAAAACCCCCGGCGAAAGACGCGCCGCAGGGCACGTCCGGTGTGGTCAGGCCCCAGACTGAAAAGAAACGTGGCGCGGACCTCATGGCGGTCGAACAGACGCAACAGCGCCGGCACCCCTTCCCGGGTACCGCGAAAGGTATCCACGTCAACCTTGAGGGCGATATGCATGACCTACTCCCGCCTACCCCCCTTCGTGATCGTCCAACAGGGAACCAGCCTGTTCCACTTCGTGGCGATAGGTATCAAAAATCTTGCGCAGGGAACTCCGGAGCGTGATGCGGGGTTGCCAATGCAAATCCTGTTGAATGTTTTCGATCCAAGGCACGCGGGTCTGGATATCCTGATACCCCTCCCCATAGTACTCTTTGGCTTGGACATCGACCAGGCGGACACTTTTCAATCCAGACTCGTATTCCGGGAACTCGGCTGCGGTTTCGAGCATAACCTCGGCCAGTTCGCGGATGGAGATGTCATTTTCCGGGTTGCCGATGTTGTATATTTTCCCCCTGGCCACCCCTTGAGGATTGCGGATGACTTCCATGAGAGCATGGATGCCGTCGTCAATATCGGTAAAGCAGCGCCGTTGCAGGCCGCCATCCACCAGGGAGATGGGCTCCCCCCGGGCGATATGGCCCAAAAACTGGGTCACCACGCGGGAGCTGCCCTCCTTGGGGGTGTGCAAATTGTCGAGCCCCGGTCCGATCCAGTTGAAAGGACGAAACAAAGTAAAATCCAGCTCCCGCTCCATGCCGTAGGCCCAGATGACCCGATCCATCAATTGTTTGGCACAGGAGTAGATCCAGCGTTGTTTGGTGATGGGCCCCAACACCAGGTGCGACAGATCCGGGTGGAAAGCGGCATCGGAACACATACCGTAGACTTCGGAGGTGGAGGGAAAGATCACCCGCTTCTTGTGGTTGACGCAGGCGCGCACGATGTGCAGGTTGGCCTCGAAGTCCAGTTCAAAGA encodes:
- a CDS encoding bifunctional UDP-4-keto-pentose/UDP-xylose synthase, with the protein product MKILIFGVNGFIGHHLSHRILRTTPWHVYGMDMHTDRVEALLSHPQFHFFEGDISINREWMEYHIKKCDVILPLVAIATPAAYVRHPLQVFELDFEANLHIVRACVNHKKRVIFPSTSEVYGMCSDAAFHPDLSHLVLGPITKQRWIYSCAKQLMDRVIWAYGMERELDFTLFRPFNWIGPGLDNLHTPKEGSSRVVTQFLGHIARGEPISLVDGGLQRRCFTDIDDGIHALMEVIRNPQGVARGKIYNIGNPENDISIRELAEVMLETAAEFPEYESGLKSVRLVDVQAKEYYGEGYQDIQTRVPWIENIQQDLHWQPRITLRSSLRKIFDTYRHEVEQAGSLLDDHEGG
- a CDS encoding 4-deoxy-4-formamido-L-arabinose-phosphoundecaprenol deformylase — encoded protein: MHIALKVDVDTFRGTREGVPALLRLFDRHEVRATFLFSLGPDHTGRALRRVFRRGFLNKVGRTSVLSHYGLKTVLYGVLLPGPHIGRQAGDVLRTTALAGHETGVHCHDHVYWQDHVARQDHTWTQHEMAKAQAVYQEVFGHPAQVHGAAGWQVNPHTLALEESGGFSHASDTRGTHPFLPFMQGIRSTCVQLPTTLPTLDELIGRNGLTPDNVAQHLLAASQAPRPQGHVYTLHAELEGMKLLPVMEALLRGWRQAGCVIGTLADLHGRLAGEHLPLHTVTWGQVEGRSGDLAIQGPLVPKGEPRPGPAR